A genomic segment from Alteribacillus bidgolensis encodes:
- a CDS encoding glycine betaine uptake BCCT transporter produces the protein MRKLTPVFYISFVLALLFIVWGVIAPDNIEYVLGNVQSVISEYLGWFYLLSATAFVIFAIYLIFSPYGKIKLGKPDEKPEYNYFTWFAFLFTAGMGIGLVFWGVAEPLYHYYGPPTGEPESDAAAAAALRYSFFHWGIHPWAIYSIVALALAYFKFRHDSPGVVSAALRPVFGDKVDGPIGTLINVLVVFATIFGVATSLGFGAAQVTGGLSYSLGFVSNNIGTQIIVIGIITVLYLISAGTGLNRGIRILSMTNIVLAVGLMLFLLAVGPTVYIFDVFTTTLGSYLQNLPSMSFSTATFIGDRDWLESWTIFYWAWWIAWSPFVGTFIARVSRGRTIREFVLGVLAVPTLFGAVWFSVFGATGISLDNAMNGMLYSIMSEQGEEIALFSLLENFPLASIMITLAILLIVSFFVTSADSATFVLGMQTTNGSLNPPTSVKMVWGVIQSSAAAVLLYFGGLAGLEMAMIIAALPFTFVMLLMVVSIFKALKSERHILQTDKAAVQAERNRLREEKERLKKEKEELKKQVKSPKNR, from the coding sequence ATGAGAAAGTTAACACCTGTTTTTTACATTTCATTCGTCCTTGCTTTACTTTTCATTGTATGGGGGGTCATTGCTCCCGATAACATTGAATATGTATTAGGTAACGTACAATCCGTTATTTCTGAATACCTCGGGTGGTTTTACCTGTTATCTGCAACGGCGTTCGTCATTTTTGCTATCTACCTTATTTTCAGCCCATATGGAAAAATTAAATTGGGTAAACCAGATGAGAAGCCGGAGTATAACTATTTTACTTGGTTTGCTTTTCTCTTCACTGCTGGCATGGGGATCGGTCTTGTATTCTGGGGCGTAGCAGAGCCTCTCTACCACTACTATGGACCGCCAACTGGTGAACCTGAAAGTGACGCAGCTGCAGCGGCTGCGCTTCGTTATTCGTTTTTCCACTGGGGTATTCACCCTTGGGCCATTTACTCTATAGTTGCATTAGCCCTTGCTTATTTTAAATTCCGCCATGACTCACCAGGTGTGGTAAGTGCTGCACTCCGCCCGGTGTTTGGTGATAAAGTGGACGGCCCTATTGGTACATTAATTAATGTATTAGTGGTTTTTGCAACCATTTTTGGGGTAGCTACATCTCTTGGTTTCGGTGCTGCCCAGGTTACTGGCGGTCTTAGTTACTCTCTTGGCTTTGTATCAAACAACATTGGAACACAAATCATCGTTATTGGTATCATCACAGTCCTTTATCTTATTTCAGCTGGAACAGGGTTAAATCGTGGTATCCGAATTCTTAGTATGACTAATATCGTTCTTGCGGTTGGACTTATGCTATTTTTGCTTGCAGTAGGGCCTACCGTGTACATTTTTGATGTATTTACAACCACGCTCGGCAGTTATCTCCAAAACTTGCCAAGCATGAGTTTTAGTACGGCAACTTTTATCGGAGACAGGGATTGGCTTGAAAGCTGGACAATTTTCTATTGGGCATGGTGGATCGCATGGTCTCCATTTGTTGGTACCTTTATCGCTCGAGTATCCCGCGGGCGGACGATTCGTGAGTTTGTACTTGGAGTACTTGCCGTTCCGACGTTATTCGGTGCAGTCTGGTTTTCTGTATTTGGAGCAACAGGAATATCTCTAGACAATGCGATGAACGGAATGCTGTATAGCATAATGAGTGAACAAGGGGAAGAGATTGCTTTATTTTCCTTATTAGAAAATTTCCCATTAGCGTCCATCATGATTACGCTTGCGATCTTGCTCATCGTTTCCTTCTTTGTTACATCTGCTGACTCTGCAACGTTCGTATTGGGGATGCAAACAACAAACGGAAGTTTAAACCCTCCAACCTCAGTAAAAATGGTATGGGGTGTGATTCAGTCTTCTGCAGCAGCGGTTCTATTGTATTTTGGCGGACTGGCAGGTCTTGAAATGGCAATGATCATTGCAGCCTTGCCATTCACTTTTGTGATGTTGTTAATGGTTGTATCTATTTTCAAAGCACTGAAAAGTGAGCGGCATATTCTGCAAACAGATAAAGCTGCTGTACAAGCAGAACGCAATCGCCTTCGTGAAGAAAAAGAACGCTTAAAAAAAGAAAAAGAAGAGCTGAAAAAACAAGTGAAATCCCCTAAAAATAGGTAA
- the lpdA gene encoding dihydrolipoyl dehydrogenase gives MVVGDFAEEVDTLIIGSGPGGYVAAIRAAQLGQKVTIVEKGNIGGVCLNIGCIPSKALIQAGHRAHEAKSGGEEMGITAENVNVDFSKVQEWKAGVVKKLTGGVQGLLKGNNVNIVQGEAYFSDENSVKVSTDEYNSQTYKFKNCIVATGSRPVELPNFKYSSRVISSTGALDLEEIPEKLVVIGGGYIGIELAGAYSNLGSEVTVLEGEKRILGGFEKQMAQLVQRRLKKNGVKFETQAFAQSVEETDNGVQIKAEVKGKEKTFDADYVLVSVGRKPNTDELGLEQIGVEIGDNGLIKVDKQCRTGNKNIYAIGDIIDGPQLAHKASYEGKIAAEAISGEASEIDYLAIPMVVFAEPELASVGYTESDAKEAGYDVVGAKFPFQANGRALSLNDSEGFMKLVTRKEDGLVIGAQIAGPNASDMIAEAGLAIEAGMTAEDLAMTIHAHPTLGEITMETAEVALGTPIHITK, from the coding sequence ATGGTAGTTGGAGATTTTGCAGAAGAAGTGGATACTCTCATTATAGGTTCAGGACCAGGGGGCTATGTTGCAGCAATTCGTGCAGCTCAGCTAGGACAAAAAGTAACGATTGTAGAAAAAGGAAATATCGGCGGCGTTTGTTTAAATATCGGCTGTATTCCTTCAAAAGCACTTATCCAAGCAGGGCATCGTGCACATGAAGCAAAATCTGGCGGAGAAGAAATGGGAATTACAGCAGAAAATGTGAACGTTGATTTTTCTAAAGTCCAAGAATGGAAAGCCGGTGTAGTCAAAAAGCTGACTGGCGGAGTTCAAGGACTTCTTAAAGGAAACAATGTAAATATTGTACAAGGAGAAGCATACTTTTCCGATGAAAATTCCGTGAAAGTGTCAACGGATGAATATAATTCTCAAACATATAAGTTTAAAAATTGTATTGTTGCCACTGGTTCTCGTCCAGTTGAACTTCCAAACTTTAAATACAGCAGCCGTGTTATCAGCTCCACTGGTGCACTTGACCTTGAAGAAATTCCTGAGAAGCTGGTAGTAATCGGCGGCGGCTATATTGGAATTGAGCTTGCTGGAGCGTATTCAAACCTCGGTTCAGAAGTAACCGTGCTTGAAGGTGAAAAACGTATCCTTGGCGGCTTTGAAAAACAAATGGCACAGCTTGTACAACGCCGTTTAAAGAAAAATGGCGTGAAATTCGAAACACAAGCATTTGCTCAATCCGTTGAAGAAACAGACAATGGCGTACAAATTAAAGCAGAAGTTAAAGGAAAAGAAAAAACATTTGATGCAGATTATGTGCTTGTATCAGTAGGACGTAAGCCAAATACCGATGAGCTTGGACTAGAACAAATCGGTGTTGAAATTGGAGACAATGGTTTAATCAAAGTCGACAAGCAATGCAGAACAGGTAATAAAAATATTTATGCAATCGGTGATATCATTGATGGTCCTCAGCTTGCACACAAAGCTTCTTATGAAGGCAAAATTGCAGCAGAAGCAATTTCCGGGGAAGCTTCTGAAATTGATTACTTAGCCATTCCAATGGTCGTTTTTGCAGAACCAGAACTGGCAAGCGTGGGGTACACTGAAAGTGATGCGAAAGAAGCAGGATATGATGTTGTAGGCGCGAAATTCCCATTCCAAGCTAACGGAAGAGCTCTTTCACTTAACGATTCCGAAGGCTTTATGAAACTGGTTACTCGTAAAGAAGATGGACTTGTCATTGGTGCACAAATCGCCGGCCCAAATGCTTCTGACATGATAGCAGAAGCAGGTCTTGCGATTGAAGCAGGAATGACTGCTGAAGATCTTGCAATGACTATTCATGCACATCCAACCTTAGGCGAGATTACAATGGAAACAGCAGAAGTTGCACTAGGAACACCTATTCATATTACAAAATAA